AATGTAAATCGGTCCGTAATTATCCCGGTTCCAGGGAAAATCTTTACTGTAAGGAAAGATTTCGGGATCACGTATGCCGGCCGGAATATTAAAAACTTCTATTTTCTTGACAATGGGCAATTTAGCCAAGGCATCGCGGGCTTCGTCAGTAAGCATATAAACAAATTCTCCGGGAATACTGGTACGTCCGCCCTCGGTAATATTCAACCGGCTTAGAATAATCGGATTAATGGAATGGCCATCAGTATACACCTTGTATTCAAACTCTTTCTTGCCCGGATCGTGATTTTCTTTTCCATTGATATACACTTTCCGGTTAATAATCTGTAACGAATCACCGGGGAGCCCGATACATCTTTTAATATAATTTTCGCGTTTATCCACCGGACGGTAAATAATATTTCCAAAATCTTTTTTATCGCTCCATACTTTTTTACGTCCGTACTGCCGGATCAACGTGTAATAACTCACATTGCTCTGATAACGGGTAGAAACCGTATCCCCGGCCGGATAATTAAAGACTACAGCATCATTACGATGTACTTTTCCCAAACCGGGCAACCGCCAATAGGGAAGTTCAATCCAAGTTAAATAAGAATTAACATGACGGGTAAACGGTAAAGTATGATGAACAAATGGAAATGACAACGGAGTGTTAGGCACTTTAGGTCCGTAAGCAATTTTACTCACAAAAAGATAATCGCCCACCAGCAACGATTTTTCCATGGAAGAAGTTGGAATCGTGTAAGCTTCTATCAGAAAAGTCCGGATAATGGTAGCAGCTACCACAGCAAAAATGATGGCATCGGTCCACTCACGAACCGCACTTTTTTTCGGTTCTTCCCGTTTATCGGGATCTAAAAATTCATCTTTATTTTTTATAGCCAGCCACGGAAAATAAATAAACGGAAAAACCACGGCCATAAACTGCTCGCCCAAACTGTATTTTCCAAAACATTTGGCCATTTCCACCAGCATCAGCATGTACATGAACACGTTGATAAAAGGGAACAGCAACAACAAATACCACCACAAGGGCTTTTTAATGATTTTTAAAAATACATACAGG
The sequence above is drawn from the Candidatus Sulfidibacterium hydrothermale genome and encodes:
- the lepB gene encoding signal peptidase I, producing the protein MVELLVLIPLLFTLPTVFLWAQFEKAGRKGWETLIPFYNLYVFLKIIKKPLWWYLLLLFPFINVFMYMLMLVEMAKCFGKYSLGEQFMAVVFPFIYFPWLAIKNKDEFLDPDKREEPKKSAVREWTDAIIFAVVAATIIRTFLIEAYTIPTSSMEKSLLVGDYLFVSKIAYGPKVPNTPLSFPFVHHTLPFTRHVNSYLTWIELPYWRLPGLGKVHRNDAVVFNYPAGDTVSTRYQSNVSYYTLIRQYGRKKVWSDKKDFGNIIYRPVDKRENYIKRCIGLPGDSLQIINRKVYINGKENHDPGKKEFEYKVYTDGHSINPIILSRLNITEGGRTSIPGEFVYMLTDEARDALAKLPIVKKIEVFNIPAGIRDPEIFPYSKDFPWNRDNYGPIYIPKKGATVALNLKVLPLYRRIIHAYEGNDLKVKNGKIYINGKVADHYTFKMNYYWMMGDNRDNSADSRYWGFVPENHIEGKAVFVWLSLDPNKTLLDGKIRWNRIFTFVH